From Demequina capsici, one genomic window encodes:
- a CDS encoding SDR family oxidoreductase — translation MPDPAITASDPLRAALRGSRVLVVGGTSGFGLEVAREAAQAGARVVLIGRDRGRLEGAVSALRAIGAAAGGAAFDATAPGALEALAKEVGEVDHVVSTLGGAMGGGFLDADTALIRDTVESKLFANLEVARVLAPRIAAGGSLTFTGGSGGSPSTSSGATLGNEAIATMVKGLAVELAPRVRVNAVAPTWTETGLWRGLDAQALAETHASMSDAIPLGRTAEVGEVAQAYMFLMTCGFITGQTIAVDGGVSLL, via the coding sequence ATGCCCGACCCTGCCATCACCGCCTCCGACCCTCTCCGCGCCGCGCTGCGTGGGTCCCGAGTCCTGGTGGTGGGCGGCACCTCCGGGTTCGGCCTGGAGGTTGCACGGGAGGCGGCCCAGGCGGGTGCTCGGGTGGTGCTGATCGGTCGTGACCGCGGCCGGCTCGAGGGCGCGGTGTCGGCACTCCGCGCGATCGGCGCGGCGGCTGGAGGCGCGGCGTTCGACGCCACGGCTCCGGGCGCGCTCGAGGCGCTCGCCAAGGAGGTAGGCGAGGTCGACCACGTCGTCTCCACCCTCGGCGGTGCGATGGGCGGCGGCTTCCTGGACGCCGACACCGCGCTCATCCGCGACACCGTGGAGTCGAAGCTCTTCGCCAACCTGGAGGTCGCGCGCGTGCTCGCGCCTCGTATCGCCGCAGGCGGATCGCTCACCTTCACCGGCGGCTCCGGCGGATCCCCGTCCACCTCGTCGGGCGCCACGCTCGGCAACGAGGCGATCGCGACGATGGTGAAGGGCCTCGCGGTCGAGCTGGCGCCGCGCGTGCGGGTCAACGCGGTGGCGCCCACGTGGACCGAGACCGGTCTCTGGCGCGGACTCGACGCCCAGGCGCTCGCCGAGACGCACGCCTCGATGTCCGACGCGATCCCGCTGGGCCGCACGGCCGAGGTCGGCGAGGTCGCACAGGCGTACATGTTCCTCATGACCTGCGGGTTCATCACCGGACAGACGATCGCCGTCGACGGGGGAGTCTCGCTCCTCTGA
- a CDS encoding AAA family ATPase, with translation MTTFPGNAAETTSNTADESVTGYPPPTVGTPVTLYADVSQVLDGDEPRGAKPVYGYCSDGVAIFYAGQVNVLFGDPESGKTMLALAVAAALVTRGYRVAIIDLDHNGAHAIVDRLIDLGADEDNLRGLEHFRYVDPDDGSHVLDVVKDLTAWGVNYVLVDSIGELVPAFGGASNSPDDYTRVHRMVLTPLAKAGACVVAIDHLAKNTESRAMGATGTAAKKRAIGGTMLRVTVADAFTPGKGGSAHVTIAKDRHGGLRAHRPTGDKEPLAATFRMTADYANPWELIAPTTTDRNPLEAAPASDVDEMDKLDPPPTSVRDARTRLRWNNQRTTVAFRDWKRYRVTDSKGAETGNTDCTTCGTALTDIDVMGGFTTHPSCEPTA, from the coding sequence GTGACCACGTTTCCCGGTAACGCCGCAGAAACGACGAGTAACACCGCCGACGAGAGCGTTACCGGTTACCCACCCCCTACTGTGGGAACGCCGGTAACGCTCTACGCCGACGTGTCCCAGGTGCTCGACGGCGACGAGCCTCGAGGTGCGAAGCCCGTCTACGGGTACTGCTCCGATGGGGTCGCGATCTTCTACGCCGGCCAGGTCAACGTCCTATTCGGCGATCCCGAGTCTGGCAAGACGATGCTCGCCCTTGCCGTCGCTGCGGCACTTGTCACTCGCGGCTATCGCGTCGCAATCATCGACCTGGACCACAACGGCGCGCACGCCATCGTCGACCGTCTCATCGACCTGGGAGCCGACGAGGACAACCTGCGAGGCCTCGAGCACTTCCGCTACGTCGACCCCGACGACGGAAGTCACGTGCTCGACGTTGTGAAAGACCTCACCGCCTGGGGCGTCAACTACGTGCTCGTGGACTCCATTGGCGAGCTCGTGCCGGCCTTCGGCGGCGCGTCCAACTCGCCCGATGACTACACCCGCGTTCACCGCATGGTCCTCACCCCACTGGCGAAGGCGGGCGCGTGCGTCGTCGCGATCGACCACCTGGCGAAGAACACCGAATCGCGCGCGATGGGAGCCACCGGCACCGCCGCGAAGAAACGGGCCATCGGCGGCACGATGCTCCGCGTCACAGTCGCCGACGCCTTCACCCCCGGCAAGGGTGGCTCCGCTCACGTGACGATCGCGAAGGACCGTCACGGTGGGCTGCGAGCACATCGACCCACTGGCGACAAGGAACCGCTCGCGGCCACTTTCCGTATGACCGCCGACTACGCGAACCCCTGGGAACTCATCGCACCGACGACGACCGACCGCAACCCGCTCGAGGCTGCACCCGCGTCAGACGTAGACGAGATGGACAAGCTCGACCCGCCGCCCACATCTGTCAGGGACGCACGTACCCGCCTGCGATGGAACAACCAGCGAACCACCGTCGCGTTCCGCGACTGGAAGCGTTACCGCGTTACCGACAGTAAGGGTGCGGAAACGGGTAACACCGACTGCACCACATGCGGAACCGCCCTGACGGACATCGACGTCATGGGTGGATTCACCACCCATCCGAGTTGCGAGCCCACCGCATGA
- a CDS encoding DUF3052 domain-containing protein has product MATQEGATAADSGVAARLGIEHGHVIQEFGYDDDVDQALRASVEEATGESLVDEDYGDVTDGVIVWFRDGDDDLADLLMDVQSLLDDGRPVWLLTPKAGSAGAVVPRDVEEASSLAGLHATSTFVVGTGWWATQLVEKGRSK; this is encoded by the coding sequence GTGGCGACACAGGAGGGCGCGACAGCCGCTGACAGCGGAGTCGCCGCAAGGCTCGGTATCGAGCATGGCCATGTCATCCAGGAGTTCGGCTACGACGACGACGTCGACCAGGCGCTTCGCGCCAGCGTCGAGGAGGCGACGGGGGAGTCCCTCGTCGATGAGGACTACGGGGATGTCACGGACGGTGTCATCGTGTGGTTCCGCGACGGCGACGACGACCTCGCCGACCTGCTGATGGACGTGCAGTCGCTGCTGGACGACGGGCGGCCCGTGTGGCTGCTCACCCCCAAGGCGGGCAGCGCGGGCGCCGTCGTGCCGCGTGATGTCGAGGAGGCGTCGTCCCTGGCCGGCCTGCACGCCACCTCCACCTTCGTGGTGGGGACGGGCTGGTGGGCCACCCAGCTCGTCGAGAAGGGGCGCAGCAAGTGA
- a CDS encoding YaaA family protein: protein MLVLLPPSEGKTAPAGGDPIDLASLSHPSLTEARRRVGDALAKVSGQRNALKVLDVGASLAAEVARNTTVWTNPCDAAARVYSGVLYDAASMSSWDDATLTRAASRLRIVSALWGAVSPADPIPAYRLSMGTTLGRLGGLAAFWRKRMADELDTLADGGLVVDCRSASYIAAYHPSAPWVTVRVMREQDGKRSVVSHMAKRTRGLLAAHLMRADEAPESAQDLADAAAGMIGDSLVDVALTAKAKAPDELTLVIAG from the coding sequence GTGCTCGTGCTTCTCCCGCCCTCCGAGGGCAAGACGGCTCCCGCCGGCGGCGACCCCATCGACCTGGCATCCCTGTCCCACCCCTCCCTCACGGAGGCGCGCCGACGCGTGGGTGACGCTCTCGCGAAGGTGAGCGGTCAGCGCAACGCGTTGAAGGTGCTCGACGTGGGCGCGAGCCTCGCAGCCGAGGTGGCGCGCAACACGACGGTGTGGACCAACCCCTGCGATGCCGCGGCGCGCGTCTACTCCGGCGTCCTGTACGACGCGGCCAGCATGAGCTCGTGGGACGACGCGACCCTCACCAGGGCCGCGTCGCGCCTCCGGATCGTCTCCGCGCTCTGGGGTGCCGTCTCCCCTGCCGACCCGATTCCGGCCTACCGCCTCTCGATGGGCACAACGCTGGGGCGGCTCGGGGGCCTCGCCGCCTTCTGGCGCAAGCGCATGGCGGACGAGCTGGACACCTTGGCGGACGGTGGCCTCGTGGTGGACTGCCGAAGCGCCTCGTACATCGCCGCCTACCACCCGTCGGCTCCCTGGGTGACGGTCAGGGTGATGAGGGAGCAGGATGGCAAGCGGTCGGTGGTGAGCCATATGGCCAAGCGCACCCGTGGGCTGCTGGCGGCGCATCTGATGCGCGCCGACGAGGCGCCCGAGTCGGCCCAGGACCTGGCGGACGCCGCAGCGGGGATGATCGGGGACTCGCTGGTGGACGTCGCCCTGACGGCCAAGGCGAAGGCGCCCGACGAGCTCACGCTCGTGATCGCCGGCTGA
- a CDS encoding histidine phosphatase family protein: MAPEQVEPEPVSSSASGGASAFAPSDRGDLVAPLTLVMVRHGVTPMTLEHRFSGSGVVGPSLTPAGRVQVAKAADAVHQIGRRTWQDLPSVDRVVASPMTRTQETGAAIGRRVGAHVETDARLQEVDFGRWEGLTAQEIVARDGGALLQWRDGEVAPPGGESLAQVAVRVDGLVADLAAEHARLCVSDGDHGRSIALASHAVAIKSVVGLSLEAPERRWSRLWPSPASLTIVQLRVTTDGTVAERHLLCVGAPTS; encoded by the coding sequence GTGGCGCCTGAGCAGGTGGAGCCGGAGCCGGTGTCGTCGAGCGCCTCGGGTGGAGCCTCGGCCTTCGCTCCGTCGGATCGTGGTGACCTCGTCGCGCCGCTGACGCTGGTGATGGTGCGCCATGGGGTGACCCCGATGACGTTGGAGCACCGGTTCTCGGGCTCGGGCGTCGTCGGTCCTTCGTTGACGCCGGCCGGTCGGGTGCAGGTGGCGAAGGCTGCCGACGCGGTCCACCAGATCGGGCGTCGTACCTGGCAGGATCTTCCTTCGGTCGACCGTGTGGTGGCCTCTCCGATGACGCGGACCCAGGAGACGGGTGCGGCGATCGGGCGGCGCGTGGGTGCGCATGTCGAGACGGATGCGCGTCTGCAGGAGGTCGACTTCGGGCGGTGGGAGGGGTTGACGGCGCAGGAGATCGTCGCGCGCGACGGAGGGGCGCTGCTTCAGTGGCGGGATGGTGAGGTCGCACCGCCCGGTGGAGAGTCGCTTGCCCAGGTCGCGGTCCGTGTGGATGGGCTCGTGGCCGATCTGGCAGCGGAGCATGCGCGCCTCTGCGTGAGCGACGGGGATCACGGACGGTCCATCGCGCTCGCATCCCACGCTGTCGCGATCAAGTCGGTGGTGGGGCTGTCGCTCGAGGCTCCCGAGCGCCGGTGGTCACGTCTGTGGCCGTCCCCTGCCTCGCTGACGATCGTGCAGCTCAGGGTGACGACGGACGGGACGGTGGCGGAGCGTCACCTGCTGTGTGTGGGGGCGCCCACGAGCTGA
- a CDS encoding potassium channel family protein, translating into MAFEQLSTITDGSRYHGYRERTDGVMAALAFIFLVAWSARIIGFVTFSAHVRVVLETVQILIWMVFLADLIIRTVLSEKSWRYIWTHPLDVIAVLLPAARPLKILSVFAQGGSILSSRGRMKTMQAVVLSTVLLLWIGSVWVLSAEREVPDSAINTFGDAVWWAFVTVTTVGYGDYAPVSVTGRIVAGGMMLLGIALIGVVTASVAAWFVSVTAGEDDDKREAEEADRDRHALEVAERRQAEMLTRIQTLEAKIDVLLAHGETPEAILGKKPRRSSRDGAPSAGADEGPGQ; encoded by the coding sequence ATGGCGTTCGAGCAGCTGAGCACGATCACCGACGGCAGCCGGTATCACGGGTACCGCGAGCGGACCGACGGCGTCATGGCGGCGCTCGCATTCATCTTCCTGGTCGCCTGGTCGGCGCGCATCATCGGGTTCGTGACCTTCTCGGCCCACGTGCGGGTGGTCCTGGAGACGGTGCAGATCCTCATCTGGATGGTGTTCCTCGCGGACCTGATCATCCGCACGGTGCTGTCCGAGAAGTCGTGGCGCTACATCTGGACGCACCCGCTGGACGTGATCGCGGTGCTGCTGCCCGCGGCGCGACCTCTCAAGATCCTGTCGGTGTTCGCCCAGGGCGGTTCGATCCTGTCCTCCCGTGGACGCATGAAGACCATGCAGGCGGTCGTGCTGTCGACGGTGCTGCTCCTGTGGATCGGCTCCGTGTGGGTGCTGTCAGCCGAGCGCGAGGTCCCGGACTCGGCCATCAACACCTTCGGCGACGCGGTCTGGTGGGCGTTCGTGACGGTCACCACCGTCGGGTACGGCGACTACGCGCCCGTCAGCGTCACGGGGCGCATCGTGGCAGGCGGGATGATGCTGCTCGGCATCGCCCTCATCGGTGTCGTGACCGCCTCGGTGGCGGCATGGTTCGTGTCCGTCACCGCCGGCGAGGACGACGACAAGCGCGAGGCGGAGGAGGCCGACAGGGACAGGCACGCGCTCGAGGTCGCGGAACGTCGTCAGGCCGAGATGCTCACCCGCATCCAGACCCTCGAGGCGAAGATCGACGTGCTGCTCGCCCATGGAGAGACCCCGGAGGCCATCCTGGGCAAGAAGCCGCGCAGGTCGTCGCGCGACGGCGCACCGTCGGCTGGCGCCGACGAGGGGCCGGGGCAGTAG
- a CDS encoding helix-turn-helix transcriptional regulator, translating to MGERLLNEFAVEEWTGVPVNTLRWFRHCGDRGPAYLKIGRSVRYRENDVQAWLDAARVPAGSSDAS from the coding sequence ATGGGCGAGAGGCTGCTGAACGAGTTCGCCGTCGAGGAATGGACCGGAGTGCCCGTCAACACGCTGCGGTGGTTCAGGCACTGCGGTGACCGCGGGCCGGCGTATCTCAAGATCGGTCGGTCGGTCAGGTATCGCGAGAACGACGTGCAGGCATGGCTCGACGCCGCACGGGTGCCCGCCGGGAGCAGTGATGCTTCGTGA
- a CDS encoding tyrosine-type recombinase/integrase, producing the protein MASITKRDNGKWRARYRDATGKEHAQHFARKVDAQRWLDEITADTLTGRYVDPGAGKVTLKTYAETIWKPSLHHRAGTARQVKGHLDRYVYPALGDMRLDAIRPEHINQLVASASMKLSPATVRVMYRYTSSIFASAVRNKRIAETPCNSIKLPEVVRKTLVPLEPEAVERIRKAVPERYRALITVAAGTGMRQGELFGLTTDRVDFLGRRITVDRQLGSVSNERPVFGPPKTKTSVRKIPLPVSVGDALLDHLAKFPAGPDGLIFTNEYGAPLRRSGFNQMWTKALKEATIEHTVFHSLRHFYASLLIRHGESVKTVQDRLGHASATETLDTYSHLWPDSDDRTREAVDAVLGLASLAERANPTADSVRTEGVSS; encoded by the coding sequence ATGGCTAGCATCACGAAGCGCGACAACGGCAAGTGGCGCGCCCGCTACCGGGACGCGACGGGCAAGGAGCACGCGCAGCACTTCGCTCGGAAGGTCGACGCTCAGCGGTGGCTCGACGAGATCACCGCAGACACGCTAACGGGCCGCTACGTCGACCCGGGCGCGGGCAAGGTCACGCTCAAGACATACGCGGAGACGATCTGGAAGCCATCTCTCCATCACCGCGCCGGCACCGCGCGGCAGGTCAAAGGGCACCTCGACCGCTACGTCTACCCCGCGCTCGGCGACATGCGCCTCGATGCGATCCGCCCCGAGCACATCAACCAACTGGTGGCGAGCGCGAGCATGAAGCTCTCCCCTGCCACTGTGCGGGTCATGTACCGCTACACATCGTCAATCTTCGCGTCGGCGGTGCGGAACAAGCGGATCGCGGAGACGCCATGCAACAGCATCAAGTTGCCTGAGGTGGTGCGCAAGACGCTTGTGCCGCTCGAGCCTGAGGCTGTCGAGCGCATCCGCAAGGCCGTGCCGGAGCGCTACCGGGCGCTCATCACCGTGGCAGCGGGCACCGGGATGCGTCAGGGCGAGCTGTTCGGACTCACGACCGATCGTGTCGACTTCCTCGGGCGTCGGATCACCGTCGACCGCCAGCTCGGCTCAGTGTCCAACGAGCGGCCCGTGTTCGGACCTCCCAAGACCAAAACGAGCGTGCGCAAGATCCCGCTTCCCGTGTCCGTGGGCGACGCCCTGCTCGACCACCTGGCGAAGTTCCCCGCCGGGCCTGACGGGCTGATCTTCACCAACGAGTACGGCGCTCCCCTGCGACGCTCGGGCTTCAATCAGATGTGGACGAAGGCACTCAAAGAGGCGACGATCGAGCACACCGTCTTCCACTCTCTCAGGCACTTCTACGCGAGCCTGCTGATTCGACACGGCGAGTCCGTCAAGACGGTGCAGGACCGCCTCGGGCACGCCTCCGCGACCGAGACTCTGGACACCTATAGCCACCTGTGGCCGGACTCTGACGACCGCACCCGCGAGGCCGTCGACGCGGTGCTCGGACTGGCCTCTTTGGCCGAGCGCGCGAATCCTACTGCGGACTCTGTGCGGACTGAGGGGGTCTCGTCATGA
- a CDS encoding SMP-30/gluconolactonase/LRE family protein, whose amino-acid sequence MAVPGSECSLGESPSWDADAGVLRWVDLTGGRLLEAPVAVAGVGEPREVLRVQGIVAAVTHGDDGGLLLVGERHLIHVDSSGATVGRVEMVSDRTGRRLNDGACDPAGRFVVGTVGPTWDRADESLWRLEADGTVAEIASGITASNGIGWSPDGTQMYHADTFSHVVTTRAYGTDHVGEPSVVVDCGGDLPDGLAVDSDGALWVAFWGAGQVRRYTPDGTLLQVVRTGAPLTTSCAFAGPELDILVITTAVGLETDDREPTIGPAGRLLWCRPGVHGIPAAPWQRLPLSSGS is encoded by the coding sequence GTGGCGGTCCCAGGGAGCGAGTGCAGCCTCGGAGAGTCGCCCAGCTGGGATGCGGACGCGGGCGTGCTGAGGTGGGTGGACCTCACCGGCGGCCGTCTGCTCGAGGCTCCCGTCGCGGTCGCCGGCGTCGGCGAACCCAGGGAGGTGCTGCGGGTGCAGGGCATCGTGGCTGCCGTCACTCATGGTGACGACGGGGGCCTTCTGCTGGTGGGCGAAAGGCATCTGATCCATGTGGACTCCTCGGGCGCGACAGTGGGGCGCGTGGAGATGGTCTCCGATCGCACTGGCCGTCGCCTCAACGACGGAGCGTGCGACCCCGCAGGCCGGTTCGTGGTGGGCACGGTGGGGCCCACGTGGGACCGGGCGGATGAGAGCCTGTGGAGGCTCGAGGCGGACGGCACGGTGGCCGAGATCGCTTCGGGCATCACCGCGTCGAACGGGATCGGATGGAGCCCTGACGGCACGCAGATGTACCACGCCGACACCTTCTCCCACGTGGTGACCACACGCGCGTACGGCACCGATCACGTCGGTGAGCCGAGCGTCGTGGTCGACTGCGGCGGCGACCTGCCCGACGGTCTCGCGGTCGACTCCGACGGAGCGTTGTGGGTCGCATTCTGGGGGGCGGGGCAGGTGCGCCGCTACACGCCCGACGGGACGCTGCTTCAGGTGGTCCGGACCGGGGCGCCGCTCACCACGAGCTGCGCGTTCGCCGGGCCCGAGCTCGACATCCTGGTGATCACCACGGCCGTCGGCCTGGAGACGGACGACCGTGAGCCCACGATCGGGCCCGCGGGTCGGCTGCTGTGGTGCCGGCCCGGCGTCCATGGAATCCCGGCCGCGCCGTGGCAGCGCCTACCTCTGTCGTCAGGGTCCTGA
- a CDS encoding zinc ribbon domain-containing protein: MATAPAADQRRLLDVQDADLRAQQLRHKRDTLPQNAQLEELAARRADLHEERIARNAEVGDLRRAVQKAEDDVQAVRARKDRDQQRLDSGSGSAKDLQALQSELEVLGRRLSALEDVEIEAMEQVESAEAALASATEQAEALDAQVAQVTEERDAQVREIDGELVTVHDERGTAARDLDAGLLALYDKLREQHGGVGAAALLGGTCQGCHMSLNAGDLAAILDAPADRVVRCEECGRILVRGA, translated from the coding sequence GTGGCCACCGCCCCCGCAGCGGACCAGCGTCGACTGCTCGACGTCCAGGACGCCGACCTTCGCGCGCAGCAGCTGCGCCACAAGCGCGACACCTTGCCGCAGAACGCCCAGCTCGAGGAGCTCGCCGCTCGTCGTGCGGACCTGCACGAGGAGCGCATCGCACGCAACGCCGAGGTCGGCGACCTGCGCCGCGCCGTGCAGAAGGCCGAGGACGATGTGCAGGCCGTGCGCGCCAGGAAGGATCGGGACCAGCAGCGGCTCGACTCCGGGAGCGGTTCGGCGAAGGATCTTCAGGCGCTCCAGTCCGAGCTCGAGGTGCTAGGCCGGCGCCTGAGCGCGCTGGAGGACGTGGAGATCGAGGCGATGGAGCAGGTCGAGTCGGCGGAGGCCGCGCTCGCGTCCGCGACGGAGCAGGCCGAGGCGCTCGATGCTCAGGTGGCGCAGGTCACCGAGGAGCGCGACGCGCAGGTGCGCGAGATCGACGGCGAGCTGGTCACCGTGCATGACGAGCGCGGAACCGCCGCTCGCGACCTGGACGCGGGTCTGCTCGCGCTGTACGACAAGCTGCGTGAGCAGCACGGGGGAGTGGGTGCCGCAGCCCTGCTGGGCGGCACCTGCCAGGGGTGCCACATGTCCCTCAACGCGGGCGACCTCGCGGCGATCCTCGATGCGCCCGCGGACCGTGTGGTCCGCTGTGAGGAGTGCGGGCGCATCCTGGTCCGTGGCGCCTGA
- a CDS encoding redoxin domain-containing protein, whose amino-acid sequence MTHPLVGRPAPAFALTDQNGRKVSLAELRGKAVLLVFVPFAFSDTCTNELVDLRDAPDLAARDDLQVVVVSCDSIYVLKAWADTHRYRGTILSDFWPHGDASRDYGVFNAQKGLATRGTFLIDADGVVRWAVVNPTGEARDVDDYRREVAALLG is encoded by the coding sequence GTGACCCATCCGTTGGTGGGTCGGCCCGCACCGGCGTTCGCGCTCACGGACCAGAACGGCCGCAAGGTCTCGCTGGCGGAGCTGCGCGGCAAGGCCGTGCTGCTGGTGTTCGTGCCGTTCGCGTTCTCCGACACCTGCACCAACGAGCTTGTCGACCTGCGCGACGCGCCGGACCTGGCGGCCCGGGACGACCTGCAGGTGGTGGTCGTCTCGTGCGACTCGATCTACGTGTTGAAGGCGTGGGCGGACACCCACCGGTACCGCGGGACCATCCTGAGCGACTTCTGGCCGCACGGCGACGCGTCCCGGGACTACGGCGTGTTCAACGCCCAGAAGGGCCTGGCGACGCGGGGTACCTTCCTGATCGACGCCGACGGCGTGGTCAGGTGGGCGGTGGTCAACCCGACGGGTGAGGCGCGCGACGTGGACGACTACCGCCGGGAGGTGGCGGCGCTGCTCGGGTGA
- a CDS encoding Nif3-like dinuclear metal center hexameric protein: MTQVSDVIAALDERYPPRLAEDWDRNGLVVGRPDAAVERILLAVDPVMAVVDEAVDQDCDLIFTHHPLLLRGVHTVRADSSKGAVVHELIERGIALFNAHTNADAAAGGVADALAADLGVVDTVPLVPDSVDPSLGIGRVGRLAQPMTLHQFVERAADALPPTAHGVRVAGDLTGRIETVAVLGGSGDSFLEAVRAAHADVYVTADLRHHPASDAREQALLGDGRPYLVDVAHSASEWSWLRGAARYLEEALGVSTHVSTLTTDPWTARFGATGS; this comes from the coding sequence ATGACCCAGGTGTCCGATGTCATCGCCGCGCTCGACGAGCGGTACCCGCCGCGCCTGGCAGAGGACTGGGACAGGAACGGTCTGGTGGTCGGGCGTCCCGATGCGGCCGTCGAGCGGATCCTGCTCGCGGTGGACCCCGTGATGGCGGTGGTCGACGAGGCAGTCGACCAGGACTGCGACCTGATCTTCACGCATCACCCCTTGCTGCTGCGCGGCGTGCACACCGTGCGCGCCGACTCGTCCAAGGGTGCCGTGGTGCACGAGCTGATCGAGCGCGGCATCGCGCTGTTCAACGCGCACACGAACGCCGACGCCGCGGCGGGGGGAGTGGCCGATGCGCTCGCCGCCGACCTGGGCGTCGTCGACACGGTCCCCCTGGTCCCTGACAGCGTGGACCCGTCCTTGGGGATCGGGCGCGTGGGGCGCCTGGCGCAGCCGATGACCTTGCACCAGTTCGTGGAGCGCGCGGCCGACGCGCTGCCTCCCACCGCCCATGGCGTGCGCGTGGCCGGCGACCTGACGGGACGTATCGAGACCGTCGCGGTGCTCGGCGGGAGCGGCGACTCGTTCCTCGAGGCCGTGCGTGCCGCCCACGCCGACGTGTACGTCACCGCAGATCTCCGGCATCACCCCGCCTCCGACGCGCGCGAACAGGCGCTGCTCGGCGATGGCAGGCCCTACCTGGTGGATGTGGCACACTCCGCTTCGGAGTGGTCGTGGCTGCGTGGCGCAGCGCGGTACCTCGAGGAGGCGCTCGGCGTCTCCACCCATGTGAGCACCCTCACCACAGACCCGTGGACCGCGCGTTTCGGCGCGACAGGTTCCTGA